In Blastopirellula sp. J2-11, a single genomic region encodes these proteins:
- the grpE gene encoding nucleotide exchange factor GrpE — MSNESSPSPEEKPLNVFDSDALQEDVGALDEALADDSLDDEANKLRDDLAGAERRILLAQADMENLRKRMRREVEETVKYADVPLITDLLPVIDNLNRALESAGQSQEAAGIVTGVKMVAQSMLDVLARRGCKTIEALGQPFDPNRHDAILQQPSDEVPSGHVLMVTQSGYQLHDRVIRPAQVIVSTGSPAAAEGESS, encoded by the coding sequence GTGTCGAATGAATCTTCTCCCTCTCCGGAAGAAAAACCGCTGAACGTTTTTGATAGCGACGCGCTGCAAGAGGACGTCGGCGCACTCGACGAAGCGCTGGCCGATGACTCGCTCGATGACGAAGCGAACAAGCTGCGCGACGATCTGGCCGGCGCTGAGCGCCGGATCTTGCTGGCTCAGGCCGACATGGAAAATCTCCGCAAGCGGATGCGGCGTGAAGTGGAAGAGACCGTCAAATATGCGGACGTTCCGCTGATCACGGATCTGTTGCCGGTGATCGACAACCTGAATCGCGCCCTTGAGTCGGCCGGTCAATCGCAAGAAGCGGCCGGAATAGTGACCGGCGTGAAAATGGTCGCTCAGAGTATGCTGGATGTGCTGGCGCGTCGCGGTTGCAAAACGATCGAAGCGCTGGGCCAACCGTTTGATCCCAATCGGCATGACGCCATCCTGCAGCAACCAAGCGATGAAGTCCCCTCCGGCCATGTGCTGATGGTGACGCAAAGCGGTTATCAATTGCATGACCGCGTGATTCGTCCTGCTCAAGTCATTGTTTCCACCGGCAGCCCCGCTGCCGCGGAAGGCGAAAGCTCCTAA
- the yacG gene encoding DNA gyrase inhibitor YacG: MRCPTCEKEFNAVTKAMPFCCERCRQIDLGVWLNEGHSMPMDIEKRFGQLSGEIPDEDDE, from the coding sequence ATGCGATGTCCAACTTGCGAAAAAGAGTTTAACGCCGTCACCAAGGCGATGCCGTTCTGCTGTGAGCGGTGCCGGCAGATCGATCTAGGCGTGTGGCTCAACGAAGGCCACTCGATGCCGATGGACATCGAGAAGCGATTTGGCCAACTCTCGGGAGAAATTCCGGACGAGGACGACGAGTGA
- a CDS encoding zinc-dependent metalloprotease, translating to MKLSTLLRSTLAVLVAAGLTSVICPPSAFAEDAVAAKDASADAAKANENADKVMATTGGSSSDSKEGGSSASQPDHARILKDFKKVDGLIPMYHKGNRLYLELSSQHYSGEYIVLISISRGIGQYPIYGGFSWGFGDDWVWKFRKIDDNVHIVRKNVRFKADSDKPEARAVQHAYGDSVLFSLAADKKGPNGGDLIDVTPVFMSDLPQISDVLPGASFSPSKSVFSEVKGFAKNIELEVAATYATSGRMNIDSVPDSRGVGIDIHYSISKIPSNGYKPRLADDRVGYFLTVVKNFSQSKDDQFVRYINRWDLKKAEPSAKMSEPAEPILFHLENTVPYKYRKPIRDGILEWNKAFEKAGYIDAVRVRQQEDDDSWDPEDVNYNTFRWITSDAGFAMGPSRTNPYNGQILDADIIFDASFLNSWQQTFEDINPQGIAALTGGWPERQAEIDKLTGGIPGRTPSAAPSSACMLGKGMTSQMAFANLIAAEGAAAAEDREEVREKLFMQGLKEVTMHEVGHTLGLRHNFKASKFRSLEEMNDLKDSTDGMVSSVMDYVPANISPKDEKQGDYFPQTIGKYDVWAIQYGYTPYSGGTDGEKKDLDKLATRSGEPGLTFATDEDTTSSAPDPDSNRFDFGEDAIKFAERQAKVVQEAMDDLVNRVVKDGDDYSKARRAFNVLLSTHGQAMFFVSRYVGGIHTSRSHKGDKDALPPMKAVDIEKQRAALALLEEQVFSDKPYEVDPSIYNQLAPSHWDHWGSSMTSRPDFPIHGYIEMWQDRVLSQLLSSGTLTRMHDSELKVAEDEEAMTTAELIERLTKVVYSEIDDIKKGDEKFTNSDPAISSLRRGLQRNYLRRLSNIALGDTYAPDDCQTIAYAQLIDLSKKIDSALKKKVKLDSYSQAHLLETKARINKVLDSQLIFASP from the coding sequence ATGAAACTGTCGACCCTATTGCGGTCAACTCTCGCGGTCTTGGTTGCCGCAGGGCTGACGTCCGTTATTTGTCCGCCGTCGGCGTTCGCCGAGGATGCGGTCGCCGCCAAAGACGCGTCAGCTGACGCCGCCAAAGCCAATGAGAACGCCGACAAAGTCATGGCGACCACCGGCGGCTCTTCTAGCGACAGCAAAGAGGGGGGAAGTTCGGCCAGTCAGCCCGATCATGCCCGCATTTTGAAAGATTTCAAAAAGGTTGACGGCTTGATCCCCATGTATCACAAGGGGAATCGCCTGTACCTGGAACTTTCGTCGCAACACTATAGCGGCGAGTACATCGTGCTAATCTCGATCAGTCGCGGTATCGGCCAATACCCGATCTACGGCGGATTCAGCTGGGGCTTTGGCGACGATTGGGTTTGGAAGTTCCGGAAGATCGACGACAACGTCCATATCGTGCGAAAGAACGTCCGCTTCAAGGCCGACAGCGACAAGCCGGAAGCCCGCGCCGTGCAACACGCCTACGGCGATAGCGTCTTGTTCAGCTTGGCTGCAGACAAAAAAGGCCCCAACGGCGGCGACCTGATCGACGTCACGCCGGTCTTTATGAGCGACCTGCCGCAGATCTCGGACGTGTTGCCGGGCGCTTCGTTCTCTCCCAGCAAATCGGTCTTCAGCGAAGTCAAAGGCTTCGCCAAGAACATCGAATTGGAAGTCGCGGCGACCTACGCGACCAGCGGACGCATGAACATTGATTCGGTCCCGGACAGCCGCGGCGTGGGGATCGACATTCACTATTCGATCAGCAAAATTCCTTCCAACGGCTACAAGCCCCGTTTGGCCGATGATCGCGTTGGTTACTTTTTGACCGTGGTGAAAAACTTCTCGCAGTCGAAAGACGACCAGTTTGTTCGCTACATCAATCGCTGGGATCTGAAAAAAGCGGAACCGAGCGCCAAGATGTCAGAACCGGCCGAGCCGATCCTCTTCCACCTGGAAAACACGGTTCCCTACAAGTACCGCAAGCCGATCCGTGACGGCATTCTCGAATGGAACAAAGCCTTCGAAAAAGCTGGTTACATCGACGCAGTCCGCGTTCGCCAACAAGAAGACGACGACTCGTGGGATCCGGAAGACGTGAACTACAACACGTTCCGCTGGATTACCTCAGACGCCGGCTTCGCGATGGGTCCGTCGCGCACCAACCCGTACAACGGGCAGATCCTGGATGCGGACATCATCTTCGACGCTTCGTTCCTCAACTCTTGGCAACAAACGTTTGAAGACATCAACCCGCAAGGCATCGCCGCGCTAACCGGCGGTTGGCCCGAACGTCAGGCCGAAATTGACAAACTGACCGGCGGCATCCCGGGACGCACTCCCAGCGCCGCGCCCAGTTCGGCCTGCATGCTTGGCAAGGGGATGACCAGCCAAATGGCCTTCGCCAATCTGATCGCCGCCGAAGGCGCCGCCGCCGCAGAAGATCGTGAAGAAGTTCGCGAAAAGCTGTTCATGCAAGGCTTGAAAGAAGTCACGATGCACGAAGTGGGACACACCCTCGGCTTGCGTCACAACTTCAAAGCGAGCAAATTCCGTTCGCTGGAAGAGATGAACGACCTCAAAGACTCGACCGACGGCATGGTGTCGAGCGTGATGGACTATGTTCCGGCCAACATCTCGCCGAAAGACGAGAAGCAAGGCGATTACTTCCCGCAGACAATCGGCAAGTATGATGTCTGGGCGATCCAGTACGGCTACACCCCGTACTCCGGCGGAACCGATGGCGAGAAAAAAGATCTCGACAAACTGGCGACTCGCAGCGGCGAGCCGGGTTTGACCTTCGCGACCGACGAAGATACGACCAGCAGCGCTCCTGATCCCGACTCGAACCGTTTCGACTTCGGTGAAGACGCGATTAAATTCGCCGAACGTCAGGCGAAAGTCGTTCAAGAAGCGATGGATGACCTGGTCAATCGCGTCGTGAAGGATGGCGACGACTACTCGAAAGCTCGTCGTGCGTTCAACGTGCTGCTTAGCACGCACGGTCAGGCGATGTTCTTCGTTTCTCGCTATGTCGGCGGTATCCACACCAGCCGCAGCCATAAGGGAGACAAAGACGCGCTGCCCCCGATGAAAGCGGTCGATATCGAAAAGCAACGCGCCGCTTTGGCCTTGCTCGAAGAGCAAGTCTTCAGCGACAAGCCGTACGAAGTCGATCCCTCGATCTACAACCAGTTGGCCCCGTCCCACTGGGATCACTGGGGATCGTCGATGACTTCGCGTCCTGACTTCCCGATCCACGGCTATATCGAGATGTGGCAGGACCGCGTCTTGTCGCAATTGCTCTCGTCCGGCACCCTGACCCGAATGCATGATTCGGAGTTGAAAGTCGCCGAGGACGAAGAAGCGATGACGACGGCCGAATTGATCGAGCGGCTGACGAAGGTTGTCTACAGCGAGATAGACGATATCAAGAAGGGGGACGAAAAGTTCACCAACAGCGATCCGGCGATTAGCAGTTTGCGTCGCGGCTTGCAGCGGAACTATCTCCGCCGCCTGTCGAACATCGCTTTGGGAGACACGTACGCCCCGGACGATTGCCAGACAATCGCCTACGCTCAACTGATCGACCTGTCGAAGAAGATCGACTCGGCCTTGAAGAAGAAGGTCAAACTCGATTCCTACTCACAGGCTCACCTGCTGGAAACCAAAGCCCGCATCAACAAGGTGCTCGATTCCCAGCTGATCTTCGCCTCTCCGTAA
- a CDS encoding FmdB family zinc ribbon protein, whose protein sequence is MPTYEYECDACQHQFEEFQNLSDDVLTKCPKCKKKKLRRLFSTGGGLIFKGSGFYITDYRSDSYKKSASSDASSSSSSSDSGGSSSSSESKSSSKSESKPKSSGGSKGSKKSSD, encoded by the coding sequence ATGCCGACTTACGAATACGAGTGTGACGCTTGCCAACATCAATTTGAGGAATTCCAGAACCTCAGTGATGACGTGTTGACGAAGTGCCCTAAGTGCAAAAAGAAAAAGCTGCGCCGTTTATTCAGCACCGGTGGGGGACTGATCTTCAAAGGCTCCGGCTTCTACATCACCGATTACCGCAGTGATTCGTATAAGAAGAGCGCCAGCAGCGACGCCAGCAGCAGCTCGTCATCGAGCGACTCGGGCGGCAGTTCCTCCTCCAGCGAATCAAAGAGTTCGTCGAAAAGTGAGTCGAAGCCGAAAAGCTCTGGCGGATCCAAAGGATCGAAAAAGTCGTCCGACTAG
- a CDS encoding DUF1559 domain-containing protein produces the protein MVCGKANRRGFTLVELLVVIAIIGVLIALLLPAIQQAREAARRLHCTNNLKQIALAMHNYHDTHTVFPAGVVTNNPSNLCPQLQSGVVMRSSAPWAVVLLPFMEDAARYESFDPEGTYFGLYPSGGGNGTSEKAAQLIRNTRFECPSDNNSNSDNANSNYFAIMGSCASTTDEGCCRTPNYSGRIGSNTGMFYNNSNTRFRDLSDGSSNVMMLGESRYLQVKGGFASYYGSWASSYYWSTSNGEMYVTLAAIMKQINSSPLDPAEDVTINLMTNTFGSHHTGGAFFALADGSIHFQSENIDINTFRDLGRKSDGLPVAGFQP, from the coding sequence ATGGTTTGTGGAAAGGCGAATCGTCGGGGTTTCACCCTGGTGGAGTTGCTGGTGGTGATTGCGATTATCGGCGTGCTAATTGCGCTATTGTTGCCTGCGATCCAACAAGCCCGCGAAGCGGCGCGTCGACTGCATTGCACCAATAATCTGAAGCAGATTGCACTTGCAATGCACAACTATCATGACACGCATACGGTATTTCCGGCAGGCGTGGTCACCAACAATCCATCGAACCTTTGCCCGCAATTACAATCCGGCGTCGTCATGCGAAGCAGCGCGCCTTGGGCCGTCGTACTGCTTCCTTTTATGGAAGATGCCGCTCGCTATGAGTCGTTCGATCCTGAGGGAACCTATTTTGGACTCTATCCCAGCGGCGGTGGAAACGGAACCTCCGAAAAAGCAGCCCAGCTAATACGTAACACCCGTTTTGAGTGTCCTTCAGACAACAACTCGAACAGTGACAACGCTAATAGCAACTATTTCGCCATCATGGGAAGTTGCGCCAGCACGACTGACGAAGGTTGTTGCCGCACTCCTAATTACTCGGGGCGTATCGGATCGAACACCGGCATGTTCTACAACAATTCTAATACGCGGTTCCGCGACCTGTCGGACGGCTCTTCGAATGTGATGATGCTGGGCGAATCACGTTATTTGCAAGTCAAGGGCGGATTCGCATCTTACTACGGAAGCTGGGCTTCAAGTTATTATTGGAGCACTAGTAACGGAGAGATGTACGTTACGCTTGCGGCCATCATGAAACAGATAAACAGTTCTCCGCTCGATCCCGCGGAAGACGTAACGATAAATTTGATGACCAATACATTTGGTAGTCATCATACCGGCGGCGCTTTCTTCGCTTTGGCAGATGGGTCGATCCACTTTCAAAGCGAGAATATCGACATCAACACTTTCCGCGACTTGGGTCGCAAGTCCGATGGCCTTCCAGTTGCGGGATTTCAGCCATGA
- a CDS encoding P-II family nitrogen regulator, with protein MKLIIALIQPTKLDSLRDALKEISVERFTVTDAEGYGRQRGHSATFRGVEYQTTLLRKISIELIVNDDFVEKALATIESVARTGQEGCIGDGKIFVLPVEQTIQIGGAARGPAAV; from the coding sequence ATGAAGTTGATCATCGCTCTCATTCAGCCGACCAAACTCGATTCGCTGCGCGATGCGCTGAAAGAGATTTCGGTCGAACGTTTCACCGTTACCGACGCCGAAGGTTATGGGCGACAACGGGGACACTCGGCCACGTTTCGCGGCGTCGAATATCAAACGACGCTGCTACGCAAGATCTCGATTGAGCTGATCGTGAATGACGACTTTGTCGAAAAAGCGCTCGCGACCATCGAAAGCGTCGCTCGCACCGGGCAAGAAGGCTGTATCGGCGACGGCAAGATCTTTGTTCTGCCGGTCGAGCAAACCATTCAAATCGGAGGGGCCGCCCGCGGACCCGCGGCCGTATAA